One genomic region from Rosa rugosa chromosome 1, drRosRugo1.1, whole genome shotgun sequence encodes:
- the LOC133713016 gene encoding uncharacterized protein LOC133713016, producing the protein MFYGALVWDPWLIIVQIVCLQCLHYLTLGLFLTILVGTRVSRMSLAYYFDFATLTVSTVTGRCVIASFVLTALAGAVYLLFLIERSKKCLDFSVTLYTVHLFICICYGGWPSSITWWVVNGTGIGVMALLGEYLCIRRELQEIKIPTARYCLNV; encoded by the coding sequence ATGTTCTACGGCGCATTAGTATGGGACCCTTGGCTCATTATTGTCCAAATTGTGTGCCTTCAATGTTTACACTATCTCACTCTTGGATTGTTCTTGACAATTCTCGTCGGGACTCGTGTGTCCCGAATGAGCCTTGCATATTACTTTGATTTTGCTACACTCACTGTTTCCACTGTCACTGGGCGGTGCGTCATTGCTTCGTTTGTGCTCACTGCACTTGCAGGCGCTGTATATCTGCTCTTTCTGATAGAGAGGTCGAAAAAGTGCTTAGACTTTTCAGTCACCCTATACACTGTCCATCTTTTTATATGCATCTGTTATGGGGGTTGGCCTTCTTCAATAACATGGTGGGTTGTAAATGGCACTGGAATTGGAGTGATGGCTTTGTTAGGTGAATATCTCTGCATCAGACGTGAACTACAAGAGATCAAGATCCCTACAGCACGATATTGCTTaaatgtttga